TCAGCGGGACCCGGGCGGCGTGCCCGACGAGGCGGAACGCGGGGCGGTCGACGATGCGGGTGTCCATGGGTATGGCTCCTTCGACGGTCAGGCGGAACCTGAGCTGCGGTTGGGTGCGAAGGGGGCCTCCGTCGCGGCGTACGTCGCCCGGGTTCGCGCCGTGCACGGCCCGGAACGCGCGCCCGAACGCCTCGGTCGAGCCGTACCCGTACCGGACGGCGATGCCGAGCAGGTCGTCGCCGCCGCGTACGACGTCGGCGGCGGCGATGGTCATGCGCCGCCGCCGCACGTACTCCGACAGCGGCATGCCCGCCAGCGACGAGAACATCCGGCGCAGGTGGTATTCGGTCGTGCCGAGGCTGCCGGCCAGCCCGCTCAGGTCGAGCTCCTCGTTGAGGTGCTGCTCGACGAGATCGACGAGCCGGTTGAGTGCCGAGATCACGAGGCCTCCTTTCGCCGTCCAGCCTGGCCGAGCGCACCCTGCCCGCGCCCGATCGTGGCGATCCGATCCGATCATCCGGCGCCGGGCCCGGACGCGGCGGGGCCGTCAGCGGCGCTGGTCGGCGCGCTCGTGCTCGGCCGCGAAGTGGGCCACGACGCCGTCGGCGACCTCGTGCGGGTCCAGGCCGAGCCGCTGCGCGGCGGCGCGTACCAGCAGGTCCACCTGATCCTGCCCGACCGCGTCGAGCAGGTACGGCGCGATGGTCCGGTAGGCGCGGACCCGGTCCTCCGGCCAGGCGGGGTTGAACCGGCCGCCGAACGCCTTGGCCAGCGCGTGCCGGACGCCGAGCAGCGGCAGCGGGCGCTCGGCGGCGAGCAGGTCGCGCAGCGCCCGGTCCGGTCCGCGGGCGGCGAGTAGGTCGGCGATGTCCTTGTGCCCGGCCGGGCGGGTGCCG
The Catellatospora sp. IY07-71 DNA segment above includes these coding regions:
- a CDS encoding AraC family transcriptional regulator; the protein is MISALNRLVDLVEQHLNEELDLSGLAGSLGTTEYHLRRMFSSLAGMPLSEYVRRRRMTIAAADVVRGGDDLLGIAVRYGYGSTEAFGRAFRAVHGANPGDVRRDGGPLRTQPQLRFRLTVEGAIPMDTRIVDRPAFRLVGHAARVPLIHHGVNPHIQQHIAGLPMEEHARLKSLSDTEPAGLLQVSDDVDPDATEGTELTYLHGVAVGADTAAPGDLDAIEVPAGTWAVFRTSGPHPQALQTAWAATATEWFPSNPWRLRPGPSIVAILDRAADFSTATCELWLPIEPA